The Atribacter laminatus genome contains the following window.
TAAGATAATTTTCTTTTTTGAATAATATCGACAAATAATCAATAGAAACAAAATCCTTTAAGGATTTGGTGTTGATATTATATTGGGTATTTCAGTTGGTTCAGATGATTCAGGAGAAGGAGCCGCCGAATTTTCGGATTCCACCGGCTCGGTCGGTGACGTTTCGCTTACTAAACCTGAAGATAATATGCTTTCAGAGTAAACAATATTTGATTTATCGCGAATTTCAGCGATTAAATGCTCAAGTTTTACTTTTTTTTGCTCATTTTCAAGAATTACTTTTATTTCTTCTTGGGATTCTTCAAAGGTTTTTTCCTCAGCTGGTTTGTATTCAATGAGTTTAAAAAATTGATAATTATTTCCGACTTTCACTATTGGAGTAACACTCCCCAGTTTTTCTTTTAATTCTTTAATAACATTTATGGCTTCATTGGGAAGAGCATTTTCTGATATCCAACCAGCGTCTCCGCCTTGGGAAGCATAGGTGTCAGTTGAACTCGACTTAGCTAAATTGGAAAAGTCTTCACCTAAATTGACTCTTTTATAGATTTTCTCGGCTTCTTCTTGAGAAGTAAAGGTCATTTGGTAGAGGTGATATTGGGCAGGTATTGAAAACAAACTTTTATTTTCTTCGTAATAATTGTTAATATCTTCAGGCGGAATAACAATACTTTCGTATAACGAATTGGTAAGGTTGGTGATCATCAAGTCTCTTTTGATGGATTCCCTCATATCATTTATACGAATTCCGTTATATTGAAGGTAATTTTGAAACTCCTTCTCAGAAGGGAAATTAGCTTTGATTTCGTTTAATCGAGTATTAATATCATTAT
Protein-coding sequences here:
- a CDS encoding SurA N-terminal domain-containing protein; the protein is MLRGLRKNLDVIIIIIVVAFVFTIFYGTFTRRSQSPSQGAASAATVNNTVITIYDLENQFRNFISQFDNRYLNELDEQGINYLKRLTLESMINNELLYQEAKSRKIKVNNNDINTRLNEIKANFPSEKEFQNYLQYNGIRINDMRESIKRDLMITNLTNSLYESIVIPPEDINNYYEENKSLFSIPAQYHLYQMTFTSQEEAEKIYKRVNLGEDFSNLAKSSSTDTYASQGGDAGWISENALPNEAINVIKELKEKLGSVTPIVKVGNNYQFFKLIEYKPAEEKTFEESQEEIKVILENEQKKVKLEHLIAEIRDKSNIVYSESILSSGLVSETSPTEPVESENSAAPSPESSEPTEIPNIISTPNP